A genomic window from Desulfovibrio porci includes:
- a CDS encoding sigma 54-interacting transcriptional regulator — MIEYASPPYKIALVAPYGNLSAMFARVAEGLPCSLAVRMGVALEEAVAAARQLINSEQPEVICSRGGSADYIQSQVDVPVVTVSTTALDLLRVLLPFQGKIHKAAFFNYQEPLPEVQAVARALGMEIREYLFHTREEKSSRMLEAAAEGAQLGVGGALVAGMRELCGVDGIVLEAGEDAVRRALREAFAIARIRRVELQRQARTMTILNTIAEGIMVTDENNALTLINPAAENILQIKADEAVGRDARDVVPNTRTWNVLHNGTSELNELQDINGQTIVTNRVPIRMNGRSIGVVCTFAGAERIRQAEQRLRGRQRAHGFEARWRLADILTRNAGMKELKKLAAGYAETDASVLIQGESGSGKELFAQGMHLASRRAAAPFVAVNCAAIPPSLLESELFGYEEGAFTGARRKGKAGYFELAHEGTLFLDEISEMPYHLQARLLRVLQEREVMRVGGAQMIPIDVRIICATNRNLQALAARGLFRQDLFYRCNVLPLHIPPLRERGNDILYLACHFLRKAARGAACTGLDREALDKELGDLLREHAWPGNVRELANVMERLALISGLFPQRSLRELFSRTRAQESGPCVCGGSDPFTPPPPDSGETLREIARRAEYEAITRQLSACNGDYARAARRLGISRVSLWRKLRERPNIAETEEDGGDSSMK, encoded by the coding sequence ATGATTGAATACGCCTCTCCCCCATACAAAATCGCCCTGGTGGCCCCCTACGGCAATCTGAGCGCCATGTTCGCCCGCGTGGCGGAGGGCCTTCCCTGCAGTCTGGCGGTGCGTATGGGCGTTGCCCTGGAAGAGGCCGTGGCGGCGGCCCGGCAACTCATCAACAGCGAACAGCCGGAAGTTATCTGCAGCCGCGGCGGCAGCGCCGACTACATCCAGTCCCAGGTGGATGTCCCCGTGGTGACGGTTTCCACCACGGCCTTGGACCTACTGCGGGTTCTCCTGCCTTTTCAGGGAAAAATCCACAAAGCGGCCTTTTTCAACTACCAGGAGCCCCTGCCGGAAGTGCAGGCCGTGGCCCGGGCCCTGGGCATGGAAATCCGCGAATATCTTTTCCACACCCGCGAGGAGAAATCCTCCCGCATGCTGGAGGCCGCGGCCGAAGGCGCGCAGTTGGGCGTGGGCGGAGCGCTGGTGGCGGGCATGCGCGAACTCTGCGGCGTGGACGGCATCGTGCTGGAAGCCGGCGAGGACGCGGTACGGCGCGCCCTGCGTGAGGCCTTCGCCATCGCCCGCATCCGCCGGGTGGAGTTGCAGCGCCAGGCCCGGACCATGACCATTCTGAACACCATCGCCGAGGGCATCATGGTCACGGATGAAAACAACGCCCTGACCCTGATCAACCCGGCGGCGGAAAACATTCTGCAGATCAAGGCCGACGAGGCCGTGGGGCGGGATGCGCGCGACGTGGTGCCCAACACCCGCACCTGGAACGTGCTGCACAACGGCACGTCCGAGCTCAACGAGCTGCAGGACATCAACGGCCAGACCATCGTGACCAACCGCGTGCCCATCCGGATGAACGGCCGCAGCATCGGCGTGGTCTGCACCTTCGCCGGAGCCGAGCGCATCCGCCAGGCGGAGCAGCGCCTGCGGGGCCGCCAACGCGCCCACGGCTTCGAGGCCCGCTGGCGGCTCGCGGACATCCTGACCCGCAACGCGGGCATGAAGGAACTCAAAAAACTGGCCGCCGGCTATGCTGAAACCGACGCCTCGGTACTGATCCAGGGCGAATCCGGCAGCGGCAAGGAACTTTTCGCCCAGGGCATGCATCTGGCCAGCCGCCGGGCCGCGGCGCCCTTTGTGGCGGTCAATTGCGCGGCCATTCCCCCGTCCCTGCTGGAAAGCGAGCTTTTCGGCTATGAGGAGGGCGCGTTCACCGGCGCACGGCGCAAGGGCAAAGCCGGGTATTTCGAGCTGGCCCACGAGGGCACGCTTTTTCTGGATGAGATCAGCGAGATGCCCTACCACCTCCAGGCCCGCCTGCTGCGCGTCCTGCAGGAGCGGGAAGTCATGCGCGTCGGCGGCGCGCAGATGATTCCCATTGACGTGCGGATCATCTGCGCCACCAACAGGAATCTCCAAGCCCTGGCGGCGCGCGGGCTCTTCCGCCAGGATCTTTTCTATCGCTGCAACGTCTTGCCGCTCCACATTCCCCCGTTGCGCGAGCGGGGCAACGACATCCTCTATCTGGCCTGCCACTTCCTGCGCAAGGCCGCACGCGGCGCGGCCTGCACGGGTCTGGACAGAGAGGCGCTGGACAAGGAGCTGGGCGACCTGCTGCGCGAACACGCCTGGCCCGGCAACGTACGCGAACTGGCCAACGTCATGGAACGTCTGGCCCTGATTTCCGGCCTTTTTCCGCAGCGATCCCTGCGGGAACTCTTCTCCCGGACCCGCGCCCAGGAAAGTGGGCCATGCGTCTGCGGCGGGAGCGATCCCTTCACTCCTCCGCCCCCGGACAGCGGCGAAACACTCAGGGAAATCGCGCGGCGCGCGGAATACGAGGCCATTACGCGGCAGCTTTCCGCCTGCAACGGCGATTACGCGCGCGCGGCCCGGCGCCTGGGCATCAGTCGGGTCAGTCTCTGGCGCAAACTGCGGGAACGTCCGAATATTGCTGAAACGGAAGAGGATGGGGGCGACAGCAGCATGAAATAA
- a CDS encoding P1 family peptidase: protein MVNDTLTAIPGILAGHATDAVNGTGCTAILCPGGCTPGLAVPGFAPGSRETELLRPESLVDSVHGILLAGGSAFGLAAADGVTRFLRERGLGFAMPHGTVPIVSGAVIYDLDMNRKPGLLPDADMGYAAAAAALERAGAPLPRGAVGAGTGARCGRAFGMSAAGPDYSAKSGLGSALAERQGVQAAALVVVNALGNVHDPDDGRFLAGGRGADGAPLGREVLLSALAGEDVPVSNTVLTVVGTNIPLNKVQASRLARMAATGLPRAIRPAHLLYDGDIVFVLAAKTPPPTATGPWTENLLGCLGAEAVARAAADAVTHAADAS, encoded by the coding sequence ATGGTTAACGACACCCTCACGGCCATTCCCGGCATTCTGGCAGGTCACGCCACAGACGCGGTCAACGGCACCGGCTGCACCGCCATTCTCTGCCCCGGCGGCTGCACGCCGGGTCTGGCCGTGCCCGGTTTCGCGCCCGGCTCGCGCGAAACCGAGCTGCTGCGGCCCGAATCTCTGGTGGACAGCGTGCACGGCATCCTGCTGGCCGGGGGCAGCGCCTTCGGTCTGGCGGCCGCCGACGGCGTGACGCGTTTTCTGCGGGAAAGAGGTCTGGGCTTCGCCATGCCGCACGGCACAGTGCCCATCGTCAGCGGTGCGGTGATTTACGATCTGGACATGAACCGCAAGCCCGGCCTCCTGCCCGATGCGGACATGGGTTACGCGGCGGCGGCCGCCGCCCTGGAGAGAGCGGGCGCGCCCCTGCCGCGCGGCGCGGTGGGCGCGGGAACCGGCGCGCGCTGCGGCAGGGCCTTCGGCATGTCCGCCGCCGGACCGGACTATTCCGCCAAATCCGGTCTGGGTTCGGCCCTGGCCGAGCGGCAGGGCGTACAGGCGGCCGCTCTGGTGGTGGTCAACGCCTTGGGCAATGTGCACGACCCGGACGACGGACGCTTTCTGGCCGGCGGGCGCGGCGCGGACGGCGCGCCTTTGGGTCGCGAAGTGCTGCTGTCCGCTCTGGCCGGGGAAGATGTGCCCGTGAGCAACACAGTGCTGACCGTGGTGGGCACGAACATCCCCTTGAACAAGGTCCAGGCGAGTCGCCTTGCCCGCATGGCCGCCACGGGCCTGCCCCGCGCCATCCGGCCCGCGCATCTGCTTTACGACGGGGATATCGTCTTCGTTCTGGCCGCCAAGACTCCGCCGCCGACCGCCACCGGTCCCTGGACGGAAAACCTGCTGGGCTGTCTGGGGGCCGAGGCTGTGGCCCGCGCCGCCGCGGACGCGGTGACGCATGCGGCGGATGCATCTTGA
- a CDS encoding isocitrate lyase/PEP mutase family protein gives MKKTTLLKQMLRAPELLVAPGAYDVLSAKIIEHSGFKAVYMTGYGTSASILGQPDVGLLTMTEMVDRARNLAEAVDVPVLADGDTGYGNPLNVMRTVREYEKAGVCAIQLEDQVFPKRCGHMLGRKVIPREEMVQKIKAAADSRRDDDFVIIARTDARTDHGLEEALERGKAYEEAGADLIFIESPENLDEMRKINEVFPNTPTLANMLEGGRTPIPTTKELEDMGFGIAIYCTGPLYAAALAVRNYMQHLKTHNTTADFFDHLLTFPEFNAFIGLDAYNALSRKYAG, from the coding sequence ATGAAAAAGACCACCCTCCTCAAGCAGATGCTGCGGGCCCCGGAACTGCTGGTGGCCCCCGGAGCCTATGACGTCCTCAGCGCCAAAATCATCGAACATTCCGGTTTCAAGGCCGTCTATATGACCGGCTACGGCACCTCGGCCAGTATCCTGGGCCAGCCCGACGTAGGCCTGCTGACCATGACCGAAATGGTGGACCGGGCCCGCAATCTGGCCGAGGCGGTGGACGTGCCGGTGCTGGCCGACGGCGACACCGGTTACGGCAATCCGCTCAACGTCATGCGCACCGTGCGCGAATACGAAAAGGCCGGGGTCTGCGCCATCCAGCTGGAAGACCAGGTTTTCCCCAAGCGCTGCGGACATATGCTCGGGCGCAAGGTCATTCCCAGGGAAGAAATGGTCCAGAAAATCAAGGCCGCCGCGGACAGCCGTCGGGACGACGACTTCGTGATTATCGCCCGCACCGACGCCCGCACCGACCACGGCCTGGAGGAAGCCCTTGAGCGCGGCAAGGCCTACGAAGAAGCCGGGGCCGATCTCATTTTCATCGAGTCCCCGGAAAATCTGGACGAAATGCGCAAGATCAACGAGGTCTTCCCCAACACCCCGACTCTGGCCAACATGCTGGAGGGCGGACGCACGCCCATCCCCACGACCAAAGAGCTGGAAGACATGGGTTTCGGCATCGCCATCTACTGCACCGGCCCGCTGTACGCGGCGGCCCTGGCCGTGCGCAATTACATGCAGCACCTCAAAACCCACAACACCACGGCGGATTTCTTCGACCATCTGCTGACCTTCCCGGAATTCAACGCCTTCATCGGCCTGGACGCCTACAACGCGCTCAGCCGGAAGTACGCGGGCTGA
- the icd gene encoding NADP-dependent isocitrate dehydrogenase translates to MRKKIYWIEGDGIGPEIWRAARPVIDAALAKESDLRLDWQELLAGEKAVAETGSPLPEASLDALRGADIAMKGPLGTPVGTGIRSLNVALRQGLDLYACIRPVRHFEGLETPVKHPERVDMVIFRENTEDVYAGVEFAAGTPEARKLIAFLRDELGVTKVGEAAAVGIKPMTEAGSKRLVRRALRYALDNGRESLTLVHKGNIMKFTEGAFRQWGYDVAAQEFGDRTCTEKEPAPGRLVVKDRIADAMFQEALLRPEQYQVLATPNLNGDYISDALAAQVGGLGLAPGVNMSDSLAFFEATHGTAPTIAGQDKANPGSVILCGALLMEHLGLPRAAERIRAAVGKAIAAKSVTVDLAAQVSGARVVGCAEFGDIIGANL, encoded by the coding sequence ATGCGCAAAAAAATCTACTGGATCGAAGGCGACGGCATCGGACCGGAAATCTGGCGGGCAGCGCGGCCGGTCATTGACGCGGCCCTGGCCAAGGAATCGGACCTGCGCCTGGACTGGCAGGAACTGCTCGCCGGGGAAAAGGCCGTGGCCGAAACCGGCTCCCCCCTGCCCGAAGCCAGCCTGGACGCCCTGCGCGGCGCAGACATCGCCATGAAAGGCCCTCTGGGCACGCCTGTGGGCACGGGCATCCGCAGCCTGAACGTGGCTCTGCGCCAGGGTCTGGATCTCTACGCATGCATCCGGCCGGTGCGCCATTTTGAAGGTCTGGAGACTCCGGTCAAGCACCCCGAACGGGTGGACATGGTCATCTTTCGCGAAAATACGGAAGACGTTTACGCGGGCGTTGAATTCGCCGCCGGAACCCCCGAGGCCCGCAAGCTCATCGCCTTTCTGCGCGACGAGCTGGGCGTGACCAAGGTGGGCGAGGCCGCCGCCGTGGGCATCAAGCCCATGACCGAGGCCGGTTCCAAGCGTCTGGTGCGCCGCGCCCTGCGCTACGCCCTGGACAACGGCCGCGAAAGCCTGACCCTGGTCCACAAGGGCAATATCATGAAATTCACCGAGGGCGCGTTCCGCCAGTGGGGTTACGACGTGGCCGCGCAGGAATTCGGCGACAGGACCTGCACGGAAAAGGAACCCGCGCCCGGCCGCCTGGTGGTCAAGGACCGCATTGCCGACGCCATGTTCCAGGAAGCCCTGTTGCGGCCCGAGCAGTATCAGGTACTGGCCACGCCCAACCTCAACGGCGACTATATTTCCGACGCCCTGGCCGCCCAGGTGGGCGGGCTGGGTCTCGCGCCGGGCGTGAACATGTCCGACAGCCTGGCCTTTTTCGAGGCCACCCACGGCACCGCGCCCACCATCGCCGGGCAGGACAAGGCCAATCCCGGCAGCGTGATCCTCTGCGGCGCGCTGCTCATGGAACATCTGGGCCTGCCCAGAGCCGCAGAGCGCATCCGCGCCGCCGTGGGCAAGGCCATTGCCGCCAAATCCGTCACCGTGGACCTGGCCGCCCAGGTCAGCGGCGCGCGGGTGGTGGGCTGCGCCGAGTTCGGCGATATTATCGGGGCGAATTTGTAA
- a CDS encoding hydratase: protein MIQLFDQTTVLDGAQILFADEAKARGMDMDAARANTLARRILAAHNNAPATDATLRLRFDALASHDITYVGIIQTARASGLTEFPVPYALTNCHNSLCAVGGTINEDDHLFGLSAAQKYGGIFVPPHLAVIHQYVREMMTKCGGMILGSDSHTRYGALGVMGVGEGGPELVKQLLGKTYDVPAPQVVAVWLEGTPAPGVGPQDVALAIIGAVFKSGFVKNKVLEFMGPGIDGLSVEYRCGIDVMTTETTCLSSIWRTDGKVRQYLALHGREQDFVELALQGPACYDGLIRVDLGKIEPMIALPFHPSNVFPVAEVARRADEILAAVDAEAVQQFGEAGKSLNLRGKIRDGGVWVDQGIIAGCAGGSFENISLAAAILDGKSTGNQAFSLSVYPASEPQALALVRNGSTAKLMAAGAVLKNAFCGPCFGAGDTPANGALSIRHSTRNFPNREGSKPSGGQLSAVALMDARSIAATAARGGRLTPATDLDWKSPELNVDLDYRFEPVIYQRRVYNGFGAPKPETPLIFGPNIADWPEMSPLPQHLLLQVASVITDPVTTTDELIPSGETSSLRSNPLKLAEHALSRKDPGYVGRAKAFQTLEKARLKNPTDPELLARVREICAPCGGQSEMEDLFAGLRPLENIGLGTTIFAVKPGDGSAREQAASCQKVLGGWANLAVEYATKRYRSNLINWGMLPFVADADLAKDLRVGDYLVIPNIRKAVEEAHPAILACLVHENGEGGQRKVRAEQIGLSLKELTDDERRIILDGCLINFYNSKRPL, encoded by the coding sequence ATGATCCAGCTTTTCGACCAGACCACCGTTCTTGACGGCGCGCAGATTCTGTTCGCCGATGAGGCCAAAGCCCGCGGCATGGACATGGACGCCGCGCGCGCGAACACCCTGGCCCGCCGCATTCTGGCCGCGCACAACAACGCCCCGGCCACGGACGCGACCCTGCGCCTGCGCTTCGACGCCCTGGCCTCCCACGACATCACCTACGTGGGCATCATCCAGACCGCCAGGGCCAGCGGCCTCACGGAATTTCCCGTGCCCTACGCCCTGACCAACTGCCACAACAGCCTCTGCGCCGTGGGCGGCACCATCAACGAGGACGACCATCTCTTCGGCCTCTCGGCGGCGCAAAAATACGGCGGCATCTTCGTGCCCCCGCATCTGGCGGTCATCCACCAGTACGTGCGCGAAATGATGACCAAGTGCGGCGGCATGATTCTGGGTTCGGACAGCCACACCCGCTACGGCGCGCTGGGCGTCATGGGCGTGGGCGAAGGCGGCCCGGAACTGGTCAAGCAGCTTCTGGGCAAGACCTACGACGTGCCCGCGCCCCAGGTGGTGGCCGTGTGGCTGGAGGGAACGCCCGCGCCCGGCGTGGGGCCGCAGGACGTGGCTCTGGCCATTATCGGCGCGGTGTTCAAGAGCGGCTTTGTGAAGAACAAGGTTCTGGAATTCATGGGTCCCGGCATTGACGGGCTCTCGGTGGAATACCGCTGCGGCATCGACGTGATGACCACGGAAACCACCTGTCTGTCCTCCATCTGGCGCACGGACGGCAAGGTTCGCCAATACCTGGCCCTGCACGGGCGCGAACAGGATTTCGTCGAACTGGCCCTTCAGGGTCCGGCCTGTTACGACGGCCTGATCCGGGTGGATCTGGGCAAAATCGAACCCATGATCGCCCTGCCCTTCCATCCCAGCAACGTCTTCCCTGTCGCCGAAGTGGCCCGCCGCGCGGACGAGATTCTGGCCGCCGTGGACGCGGAGGCCGTGCAGCAGTTCGGCGAGGCGGGCAAGAGCCTGAACCTGCGCGGCAAGATCCGCGATGGCGGCGTCTGGGTGGACCAGGGCATCATCGCGGGCTGCGCGGGCGGCTCCTTTGAAAACATCAGCCTGGCCGCCGCCATTCTGGACGGCAAGAGCACGGGCAACCAGGCCTTCAGCCTCTCGGTCTACCCGGCCAGCGAGCCGCAGGCTCTGGCCCTGGTGCGCAACGGCTCCACAGCCAAACTGATGGCCGCCGGGGCTGTGCTCAAAAACGCCTTCTGCGGGCCCTGCTTCGGCGCGGGCGACACCCCGGCCAACGGGGCGCTGTCCATCCGCCACTCCACCCGCAACTTCCCCAACCGCGAAGGCTCCAAGCCCTCGGGCGGCCAGCTTTCCGCCGTGGCGCTTATGGACGCCCGCTCCATCGCGGCCACCGCAGCGCGCGGCGGCCGCCTGACCCCGGCCACGGATCTGGACTGGAAATCCCCGGAACTGAACGTGGACCTCGACTACCGCTTCGAGCCCGTGATCTACCAGCGCCGCGTGTACAACGGCTTTGGCGCGCCCAAGCCGGAAACGCCGCTGATCTTCGGCCCGAATATCGCGGACTGGCCGGAAATGAGCCCCCTGCCCCAACACCTGCTGCTCCAGGTGGCCAGCGTGATCACCGACCCGGTGACCACCACGGACGAACTGATTCCCTCGGGCGAGACCTCTTCCCTGCGCTCCAATCCGCTCAAGCTGGCGGAGCACGCTCTGTCCCGCAAGGACCCCGGTTACGTGGGCCGGGCCAAGGCCTTCCAGACCCTGGAAAAAGCCCGCCTGAAGAATCCCACCGATCCGGAACTGCTGGCCCGCGTGCGCGAAATCTGCGCGCCCTGCGGCGGCCAGTCCGAAATGGAAGACCTTTTCGCCGGGCTGCGGCCCCTGGAAAACATCGGCCTGGGCACCACCATCTTCGCGGTCAAGCCGGGCGACGGCTCGGCGCGCGAACAGGCGGCCTCCTGCCAGAAGGTGCTGGGCGGCTGGGCCAACCTGGCCGTGGAATACGCCACCAAGCGCTATCGCTCCAACCTGATCAACTGGGGCATGCTGCCCTTTGTGGCCGACGCGGATCTGGCCAAAGACCTGCGCGTGGGCGACTATCTGGTGATCCCGAACATCCGCAAGGCCGTGGAAGAAGCCCATCCCGCCATCCTGGCCTGCCTGGTGCATGAAAACGGGGAAGGCGGACAGCGCAAGGTCCGGGCCGAACAGATCGGCCTGAGCCTCAAGGAACTGACCGACGACGAGCGCCGGATCATTCTGGACGGCTGCCTGATCAACTTCTACAACAGCAAACGGCCGCTGTAG
- a CDS encoding LysE family translocator yields the protein MISLENLLLFVPLAAILVMLPGPDFALIAKISLLDGRPQGQAAACGVALGIVIHTSAAMLGISAIIAQSVFLFSVLKYIGAAYLFWLGVQALRQSQAVVRTAPLPGRDAEENPEEAARPVPRPTRALLRRAFKQGLLTNILNPKAVLIFLTFLPQFMNPHMPLAPQFLELGGIMSALCLCWYVPLAYMLGHVRKAFESSRFQQWLQRCTGVVFIAFGLKLAAAHND from the coding sequence ATGATCTCACTGGAAAACCTGTTGCTCTTTGTGCCTCTGGCCGCCATTCTGGTGATGCTGCCCGGGCCGGATTTCGCCCTCATCGCCAAGATTTCGCTGCTGGACGGCAGGCCGCAGGGCCAGGCGGCGGCCTGCGGCGTGGCCCTGGGCATCGTCATCCACACCAGCGCGGCCATGCTGGGCATCTCCGCCATCATCGCGCAATCGGTCTTTCTGTTCAGCGTCCTGAAATACATCGGCGCGGCCTATCTGTTCTGGCTGGGCGTTCAGGCGCTGCGCCAGAGCCAGGCCGTGGTCAGAACCGCGCCCCTTCCCGGCCGGGACGCGGAAGAAAACCCGGAGGAAGCGGCGCGCCCCGTGCCGAGGCCGACCAGGGCCCTGCTCCGGCGGGCCTTCAAGCAGGGTCTGCTGACCAATATCCTCAACCCCAAGGCCGTGCTGATCTTTCTGACCTTTTTGCCGCAGTTCATGAACCCGCACATGCCCCTGGCTCCGCAGTTTCTGGAACTGGGCGGCATCATGTCGGCGCTCTGCCTGTGCTGGTACGTGCCCCTGGCCTACATGCTGGGCCATGTGCGCAAGGCCTTTGAAAGCTCCCGTTTCCAACAGTGGCTGCAACGCTGCACCGGCGTCGTCTTCATCGCCTTCGGCCTCAAGCTGGCCGCGGCGCACAACGACTGA
- a CDS encoding PDC sensor domain-containing protein, producing MSIIHQPGGNRVLSLQDPEKPQLYRELFPYTSICRTSFDEVLLAPRPAEQMRITDTTFRDGQQARPPYTVKQVAKMFDFLHRLGGKTGLITASEFFLYSAKDRKCIDVCRARGYRFPRVTAWIRATKEDLKLVRDMEFDETGMLTSVSDYHIFLKLGKTRQQAMDMYLDLATQALEWGIIPRCHFEDVTRADIYGFCLPLAQRLMELSRQSGMPVKIRLCDTMGYGVPWPGAALPRSVQRIVRAFTDEAGVPGQWLEWHGHNDFHKVLTNGVTAWLYGCGAVNGTLFGFGERTGNTPLEALLVEYISLTGEDAAADTTILSEVAQFFEKELHYRIPYNYPFVGRDFNATSAGVHADGLAKNEEIYNIFDTRHLLGRPVPIIITDKTGRAGVAYWINNNLNLSGDKQVSKKHPAVGQIYDAIMAVYEETGRTTSFSHDEMEALVQRFMPELFATEFDQIKHLAGDLAAHIIVRLSRSAGLADLSEQACARLDEFVREYPFIQFCCLADAQGKMRCSAVTDPEYREVYEALPVGYDFSQREWFKMPMKTGDLHIMDVYQSHFTGKLVITVSCAVTDENDRIVGVVSGDIQLEELLRRARALQQEVGSQEEQEEADGDND from the coding sequence ATGAGCATCATTCACCAGCCGGGCGGCAACCGCGTTCTGAGCCTTCAGGACCCGGAAAAGCCCCAGCTCTACCGTGAACTTTTCCCCTATACGAGCATTTGCCGCACGTCTTTCGACGAAGTGCTGCTGGCTCCGCGTCCGGCGGAGCAGATGCGCATCACCGACACCACCTTCCGCGACGGCCAGCAGGCCAGGCCGCCCTACACGGTCAAGCAGGTGGCCAAGATGTTCGACTTTCTGCACCGTCTGGGCGGCAAAACCGGGCTGATCACGGCGTCGGAATTTTTCCTCTACTCGGCCAAAGACCGCAAGTGCATCGACGTCTGCCGGGCGCGCGGCTACCGCTTCCCCCGGGTCACGGCCTGGATCCGCGCCACCAAGGAAGACCTCAAGCTGGTGCGGGACATGGAATTCGATGAAACCGGCATGCTCACCAGCGTGTCCGACTACCATATTTTCCTCAAGCTGGGCAAAACCCGCCAGCAGGCCATGGACATGTACCTGGATCTGGCCACCCAGGCCCTGGAATGGGGCATCATTCCGCGCTGCCACTTCGAGGACGTGACCAGGGCCGACATTTACGGCTTCTGCCTGCCCCTGGCCCAGCGCCTTATGGAACTCTCGCGCCAGAGCGGCATGCCGGTGAAGATCCGCCTCTGCGACACCATGGGCTACGGCGTGCCCTGGCCCGGCGCGGCCCTGCCCCGCTCGGTGCAGCGCATCGTGCGGGCCTTCACCGACGAGGCCGGGGTGCCCGGCCAGTGGCTGGAATGGCACGGCCACAACGACTTCCACAAGGTGCTGACCAACGGCGTCACAGCCTGGCTGTACGGCTGCGGCGCGGTCAACGGCACGCTGTTCGGCTTCGGTGAACGCACGGGCAACACCCCTCTGGAAGCCCTGCTGGTGGAGTACATCTCCCTCACCGGCGAGGACGCGGCGGCGGACACCACCATTCTGAGCGAAGTGGCCCAGTTCTTCGAAAAAGAACTGCACTACCGCATCCCGTACAATTATCCCTTTGTGGGGCGCGACTTCAACGCCACCAGCGCGGGCGTGCATGCCGACGGCCTGGCCAAGAACGAGGAGATCTACAACATCTTCGACACCAGGCATCTGCTGGGCCGTCCGGTGCCCATCATCATCACCGACAAGACCGGACGCGCGGGCGTGGCCTACTGGATCAACAACAATCTGAACCTGTCGGGCGACAAGCAGGTGTCCAAAAAGCACCCGGCCGTGGGGCAGATCTACGACGCCATCATGGCCGTGTACGAGGAAACCGGGCGCACCACCAGCTTCTCCCACGACGAAATGGAAGCCCTGGTCCAGCGCTTCATGCCCGAGCTCTTCGCCACCGAATTCGACCAGATCAAGCATCTGGCCGGAGATCTGGCCGCGCACATCATCGTGCGCCTGTCCCGCAGCGCCGGTCTGGCCGACCTCAGCGAGCAGGCCTGCGCCCGGCTGGATGAATTCGTGCGCGAGTACCCCTTCATCCAGTTCTGCTGCCTTGCGGACGCCCAGGGCAAGATGCGCTGCTCGGCCGTCACGGACCCGGAATACAGGGAAGTTTACGAAGCCCTGCCCGTGGGCTACGACTTTTCGCAGCGCGAATGGTTCAAGATGCCCATGAAAACCGGCGACCTGCATATCATGGACGTTTATCAGTCGCACTTCACCGGCAAGCTGGTCATCACGGTGTCCTGCGCCGTGACCGACGAAAATGACCGCATCGTGGGCGTGGTCAGCGGCGACATCCAGCTGGAGGAACTGCTCAGGCGCGCCCGCGCCCTGCAACAGGAAGTGGGTTCGCAGGAAGAGCAGGAAGAGGCGGACGGCGACAACGATTAG